A genome region from Panthera leo isolate Ple1 chromosome A2, P.leo_Ple1_pat1.1, whole genome shotgun sequence includes the following:
- the LOC122213220 gene encoding mucin-2-like → MTSTFPTESLHPSTVTTKATTFETVITSSASTTTTLPITTTSFPTSTMEDTTNTTITNSTTPSSTSTPTASTSTLPITTTPFSTSTIEMTTSTTSSDPTTPSSTSTSAASPSTLPITTTPFPTSTIEVTTSTAGPDTPTPAATSATTSISTLITTTPFPTSTIEVTTSTAGPDTTTPAATSTTTSSSPSTLPVTTTPFPTSTMEGTTSTTITNSTTPSSTSTPTASTSTLLITTTPFATSTIEVTTSTAGADTTTPAATSTTTSSSPSTLPVTTTPFPTSTIEMTTSTAGPDTTTPAPTSTTTSISTLITTTPFPTSTIEVTTSAAGPDTTTPAPTSTTTSSSTSALPITTTPFSTSTIEVTTSTTSSDATTPSSTSIPAASTSALPITTTPFTTSTIERTTSTAGADTTTPAPTSTTTSISTLITTTPFPTSTIEVTTSAAGPDTTTPAPTSTTTSSSTSTLPITTTPFSTSTIEVTTSTTSSDATMPSSTSTPAASTSTLPITTTSFATSTIEGTTSTAGPDTPTPAATSTTSSSSTNTLPVTTTPFPTSTIEVTSTTSSDATTPSSTSTPTASTSTSPLQTSTIESTTPLQTSTIELTTSTTITNTITPSPSSTISNTTLPITTTPFPTSASEATTSTSGPDTTTPAPLTMNASTSTLLITTTAFPASTIEFTTSTTYPDTTTPTPTSMTASTTPLPITPTPFPTSITEATANATYSHVTIPSSTSIPTANTSTLPVTTTPFPASTIELTTSTIIPNTTTLSPTSTTASTSTLPVTTTPFPTSTTEVTTSTTHPDTTTPSPTTTANATTTLPIATALFPTSTIEVTTSTTIPDTTIPSATSTTANTSSIHPITTTPFPTNTTDASTNTSVLITATLSPISIDTTTINNSVLITPTASPMNAGANTTNNSFPITTPFSVSTYDTNTAIAMVTTSFTSTDVASAGNHTPITSSPSLTISGGNSNSITIPTTSTPSSTDIYSPSTSVIANTTTNTVNGTGHAVNITDADNSNSVPYNTTHVSIPNATMASDTLMTVLLDTAAHNQVTANSAVSYLPIVATNATTDSTNITIYALNTTILDRTTMDASTPVSTYIANTVNATLVP, encoded by the coding sequence ATGACAAGTACCTTCCCGACAGAGTCTCTACATCCTTCTACAGTTACGACTAAGGCTACCACTTTTGAAACTGTTATCACTAGTTCTGCGAGTACTACTACGACTCTTCCTATCACAACCACTTCTTTCCCAACAAGTACTATGGAAGATACAACAAATACTACTATTACTAATAGCACTACACCATCCTCTACAAGTACCCCTACTGCTAGCACTAGTACTCTTCCTATCACAACCACTCCTTTCTCAACAAGTACTATTGAAATGACAACTAGTACTACCAGTTCTGATCCCACTACACCATCCTCTACAAGTACCTCTGCTGCTAGTCCTAGTACTCTGCCGATCACAACCACTCCTTTCCCAACAAGTACTATTGAAGTGACAACAAGTACTGCTGGTCCTGATACCCCTACACCTGCTGCTACAAGTGCTACTACTAGTATTAGTACTCTTATCACAACCACTCCTTTCCCAACAAGTACTATTGAAGTCACAACTAGTACTGCTGGTCCTGATACCACTACACCTGCTGCTACAAGTACTACTACTAGTAGTAGTCCTAGTACTCTTCCTGTCACAACCACTCCTTTCCCAACAAGTACTATGGAAGGTACAACAAGTACTACTATTACTAATAGCACTACACCATCCTCTACAAGTACCCCTACTGCTAGCACTAGTACTCTGCTGATCACAACCACTCCTTTCGCAACAAGTACTATTGAAGTGACAACTAGTACTGCTGGTGCTGATACCACTACACCTGCTGCTACAAGTACTACTACTAGTAGTAGTCCTAGTACTCTGCCTGTCACAACCACTCCTTTCCCAACAAGTACTATTGAAATGACAACTAGTACTGCTGGTCCTGATACCACCACACCTGCCCCTACAAGTACTACTACTAGTATTAGTACTCTTATCACAACCACTCCTTTCCCAACAAGTACTATTGAAGTGACAACTAGTGCTGCTGGTCCTGATACCACCACACCTGCCCCTACAAGTACTACTACTAGTAGTAGTACTAGTGCTCTGCCGATCACAACCACTCCTTTCTCAACAAGTACCATTGAAGTGACAACGAGTACTACCAGTTCTGATGCCACTACGCCGTCCTCTACAAGTATTCCTGCTGCTAGTACTAGTGCTCTGCCGATCACAACCACTCCTTTCACAACAAGTACTATTGAAAGGACAACTAGTACTGCTGGTGCTGATACCACCACACCTGCCCCTACAAGCACTACTACTAGTATTAGTACTCTTATCACAACCACTCCTTTCCCAACAAGTACTATTGAAGTGACAACTAGTGCTGCTGGTCCTGATACCACCACACCTGCCCCTACAAGTACTACTACTAGTAGTAGTACTAGTACTCTGCCGATCACAACCACTCCTTTCTCAACAAGTACCATTGAAGTGACAACGAGTACTACCAGTTCTGATGCCACTATGCCATCCTCTACAAGTACTCCTGCTGCTAGTACTAGTACTCTGCCGATCACAACCACTTCTTTTGCAACAAGTACTATTGAAGGGACAACTAGTACTGCTGGTCCTGATACCCCTACACCTGCTGCTACAAGTACTACTAGTAGTAGTAGTACTAATACTCTTCCTGTCACAACCACTCCTTTCCCAACAAGTACTATTGAAGTGACAAGTACTACCAGTTCTGATGCCACTACACCATCTTCTACAAGTACCCCTACTGCTAGCACTAGTACTAGTCCTTTGCAAACAAGTACTATTGAAAGTACCACTCCTTTGCAAACAAGTACTATTGAACTTACAACTAGTACTACTATTACTAATACCATTACACCTTCCCCTTCAAGTACTATTTCTAATACTACGCTTCCTATTACAACCACTCCTTTCCCAACAAGTGCTAGTGAAGCTACAACTAGTACTTCTGGACCTGATACCACTACACCTGCCCCTCTAACTATGAATGCTAGCACTAGTACTCTTCTTATCACAACCACTGCTTTCCCAGCAAGTACTATTGAATTTACAACCAGCACTACATATCCTGATACCACGACACCCACCCCTACAAGTATGACTGCTAGTACTACTCCTCTTCCTATCACTCCCACTCCTTTCCCAACAAGTATTACTGAAGCTACAGCTAATGCTACCTATTCTCATGTCACTATACCATCCTCTACAAGTATTCCTACTGCTAACACTAGTACTCTTCCTGTCACAACCACTCCATTCCCAGCAAGTACTATTGAACTTACAACTAGTACTATTATTCCTAATACCACTACACTGTCCCCTACAAGTACCACTGCTAGCACTAGTACTCTTCCTGTCACAACCACTCCTTTCCCAACAAGTACTACTGAAGTTACCACTAGTACTACCCATCCTGATACCACTACACCTTCCCCTACAACTACGGCTAATGCTACTACTACTCTTCCCATTGCAACAGCTCTTTTCCCTACAAGTACTATTGAAGTTACAACTAGTACTACTATTCCTGATACCACTATACCATCTGCTACCAGTACTACTGCCAATACTAGTAGTATTCATCCTATCACAACCACCCCCTTCCCAACAAATACTACTGATGCTAGCACCAATACTAGTGTTCTTATTACCGCTACTCTTTCCCCAATAAGTATCGATACCACTACCATTAATAATAGTGTTTTAATTACACCCACTGCTTCTCCTATGAATGCGGGTGCTAATACTACTAACAACAGTTTTCCTATTACGACTCCTTTTTCTGTAAGTACTTATGATACAAACACTGCTATTGCTATGGTAACGACTTCTTTTACAAGTACTGATGTTGCTAGCGCTGGCAACCACACTCCTATTACCAGTTCTCCTTCCCTTACGATATCCGGTGGGAATAGCAATAGCATTACTATTCCTACAACGTCTACTCCTTCTTCGACAGATATTTATTCTCCTAGCACTAGTGTAATAGCTAATACCACCACCAACACTGTAAACGGTACAGGGCATGCAGTAAATATTACTGATGCAGATAACTCTAACAGTGTTCCATATAACACTACCCATGTTTCTATTCCAAATGCTACAATGGCCTCAGACACATTAATGACTGTTCTTCTAGACACAGCAGCTCACAATCAGGTAACAGCCAACTCTGCAGTTAGTTATTTACCTATTGTTGCAACTAATGCTACCACAGATAGTACAAATATTACCATATATGCTTTAAACACTACCATTCTTGATAGAACAACAATGGATGCTTCTACTCCTGTATCTACCTACATTGCAAACACCGTAAATGCTACTCTAGTTCCATGA